In one Pseudomonadales bacterium genomic region, the following are encoded:
- the htpX gene encoding protease HtpX, whose translation MLRIGLFLATNIAILVLFSLVFQGLGLEQYLASQGVHTNLTALLIMCAVIGFAGSFFSLLASKWMAKMSAGVHIIEQPANPEERWLLETVNDLSKKAGIGMPEVGIFPAQQSNAFATGWNKDNALVAVSAGLMHRFNKDEVRAVLAHEIGHVANGDMITMSLIQGVLNTFVMFFARIIGSVIDKAVFKNERGHGLGYFMIVIVLQIVLGIFASMIVMWFSRWREFRADAAGAHLAGRTAMIGALQKLQAESQAHVENQMPDTLTAFGISSGWKQHAMRLFMSHPPLEERIEALRYGYQ comes from the coding sequence ACATCGCTATTCTGGTACTGTTCAGCCTTGTCTTCCAGGGGCTTGGATTAGAGCAATACCTGGCTTCACAGGGCGTACACACTAATCTCACCGCACTGCTGATCATGTGCGCCGTCATTGGTTTTGCCGGGTCATTCTTTTCCCTGCTGGCCTCAAAATGGATGGCGAAAATGAGTGCCGGGGTACATATCATTGAACAACCCGCTAACCCGGAAGAACGCTGGCTGCTTGAAACCGTAAATGACCTGTCCAAAAAAGCCGGTATTGGCATGCCGGAAGTCGGTATATTCCCTGCTCAACAGTCCAATGCTTTCGCCACCGGCTGGAATAAGGACAATGCTCTGGTTGCCGTTAGTGCCGGGTTGATGCATCGTTTCAACAAGGATGAAGTTCGAGCAGTGCTGGCCCACGAAATTGGCCATGTCGCTAATGGTGACATGATTACCATGTCACTAATCCAGGGTGTGCTCAACACCTTTGTGATGTTCTTTGCCCGCATTATCGGCTCCGTCATCGACAAGGCTGTCTTCAAAAATGAACGCGGCCACGGCCTCGGTTACTTCATGATTGTGATCGTGCTGCAGATCGTGCTGGGCATTTTCGCATCCATGATCGTCATGTGGTTCTCTCGCTGGCGTGAATTCCGGGCCGACGCAGCCGGTGCGCACCTGGCCGGACGAACTGCCATGATTGGAGCCCTGCAAAAACTGCAGGCTGAAAGCCAGGCTCATGTGGAAAATCAAATGCCCGACACATTGACCGCATTTGGTATTTCCAGTGGTTGGAAACAGCATGCCATGCGCCTTTTCATGTCACACCCGCCGCTGGAAGAACGCATAGAAGCACTGCGTTACGGTTACCAGTAA
- a CDS encoding Rieske (2Fe-2S) protein, with the protein MNRLLCKHSELPEDGNCKEFQLGDEYFFAIRQRDKLFIYKNSCPHVGTPLNWQKDTFFNAEKCFIQCFSHGALFEIDTGLCIAGPCHGQSLTAVKHQLKAEGIFI; encoded by the coding sequence GTGAATCGTTTGCTGTGCAAACACAGTGAATTGCCGGAGGACGGCAACTGTAAGGAATTTCAGCTTGGCGATGAGTATTTTTTTGCCATTCGACAACGGGATAAACTCTTTATCTACAAAAACAGCTGCCCGCATGTTGGTACACCTCTGAACTGGCAAAAAGACACATTTTTCAATGCGGAAAAATGTTTTATCCAGTGCTTCTCTCACGGCGCATTATTTGAAATTGATACAGGGCTCTGCATCGCAGGGCCCTGTCACGGTCAGTCTCTGACAGCAGTGAAGCATCAACTGAAAGCGGAAGGCATTTTTATTTAA
- the gluQRS gene encoding tRNA glutamyl-Q(34) synthetase GluQRS encodes MSLHYRGRFAPSPTGPLHFGSLISALVSYLDARHSGGQWLVRIEDIDPPREIPGAADTILSQLDAHGLQWDDDVLYQSRRQDAYLDVLADMRNQGILFPCRCTRQQLAAQGGVHRQPCRGSHEQLEEAHALRVHVPTETMITFDDLIQGRQQQDVSSEVGDFVLLRKDMLPAYQLAVVVDDAFQDISHVIRGRDLLDSTARQIYLQQRLGYSTPQYGHHPLVLNRDGQKLSKQNLATAIDSAVAASNLQAALKWLNMTLSEELVGGSCEAILSWAAINWNREKLHCVSDRLK; translated from the coding sequence ATGAGTCTTCACTATCGGGGCCGGTTTGCGCCTTCTCCTACCGGGCCCTTGCACTTTGGTTCTCTGATAAGCGCTCTTGTCAGCTATCTGGACGCACGTCACTCTGGTGGCCAGTGGCTGGTTCGTATTGAAGATATTGACCCTCCAAGAGAAATCCCCGGTGCCGCAGATACCATTCTGTCCCAGCTGGATGCACATGGTTTGCAATGGGATGATGATGTGCTTTATCAGAGTCGCCGTCAGGACGCTTATCTGGATGTGCTGGCGGATATGCGTAACCAGGGAATACTGTTCCCTTGTCGTTGTACTCGGCAGCAACTGGCTGCACAGGGGGGCGTCCACCGTCAGCCCTGCCGGGGCAGCCACGAGCAGCTGGAAGAAGCGCATGCCTTACGGGTTCATGTGCCCACTGAAACGATGATTACCTTTGATGATCTGATACAGGGCAGGCAACAGCAAGATGTCAGCAGTGAAGTTGGTGATTTTGTATTGCTGCGAAAGGATATGCTGCCAGCCTATCAACTTGCGGTAGTGGTGGATGATGCCTTTCAGGATATCAGCCACGTGATTCGCGGCAGGGATTTATTGGATTCCACTGCCCGACAGATCTATTTGCAGCAAAGATTGGGTTACTCAACTCCACAGTACGGGCATCATCCGCTGGTGTTGAACCGAGACGGCCAAAAACTGAGCAAACAGAACCTGGCCACGGCAATCGACAGCGCAGTAGCGGCAAGCAACCTGCAGGCTGCATTAAAATGGTTGAATATGACGCTTTCCGAAGAGCTGGTGGGCGGATCTTGCGAAGCAATTCTGTCATGGGCTGCGATTAACTGGAACCGGGAGAAATTGCACTGCGTTTCGGACCGGCTTAAATAA
- the dksA gene encoding RNA polymerase-binding protein DksA, protein MPKKANAATSTVASLFGFEPYKEKKGEEYMGEKQRDHFKQLLFAWKQQLMEEVDRTVSHMKDEAANFPDPADRATQEEEFSLELRTRDRERKLIRKIDSTIERIDADDYGFCDQCGVEIGIRRLEARPTAELCVDCKTLDEIKERQTVGG, encoded by the coding sequence ATGCCCAAAAAAGCAAACGCCGCTACATCTACCGTCGCCTCGTTATTTGGTTTTGAGCCCTATAAAGAGAAAAAGGGTGAAGAATACATGGGTGAAAAACAGCGTGATCACTTCAAACAACTGTTATTTGCCTGGAAACAACAACTCATGGAAGAGGTGGATCGCACCGTTTCTCACATGAAAGATGAGGCTGCCAATTTTCCCGATCCGGCAGATCGTGCTACTCAGGAAGAAGAGTTCAGCCTGGAGCTTCGCACCCGTGATCGCGAGCGCAAACTGATCCGTAAAATCGACAGTACTATTGAGCGCATTGACGCAGACGATTACGGCTTCTGCGATCAGTGTGGTGTTGAGATTGGTATTCGTCGACTCGAGGCTCGTCCTACCGCAGAACTCTGTGTTGATTGTAAGACCCTCGACGAAATTAAAGAAAGACAAACTGTCGGCGGCTGA
- the sfsA gene encoding DNA/RNA nuclease SfsA produces MKISPPLEQATLITRYKRFFADIRLSNQSIFTVHCPNTGSMRNCLVAESNCWFSRSNDPKRKLKGTLEITTTPSGHKVGVNTNRPNKLVKEAIENGTITELQGYQTVQTEVRYGEENSRIDLLLSDHKEDRSKLCYIEVKNVTLEADRDPTLLRFPDAITSRGVKHLRELQLMVDQGHRAVLFFCVQHSGAQKVTAAADIDPLYAKTLQAAQQNGVEILAYGCRLQPDEIVITRKLTFNRQEIID; encoded by the coding sequence ATGAAAATTTCTCCGCCGCTGGAGCAGGCAACCCTGATTACACGTTACAAACGATTTTTCGCCGATATACGTCTGAGTAACCAATCAATTTTCACCGTCCACTGCCCCAATACCGGCAGCATGAGAAACTGCCTGGTTGCGGAAAGCAACTGCTGGTTTTCACGTTCCAATGACCCCAAACGGAAATTAAAAGGCACGCTGGAAATAACAACTACGCCCAGTGGACACAAGGTGGGGGTCAACACCAACCGCCCGAACAAGCTGGTCAAGGAAGCCATTGAAAACGGCACCATTACCGAACTGCAGGGCTATCAAACGGTGCAGACAGAGGTTCGCTACGGGGAAGAAAACAGTCGCATAGACCTGCTGCTGTCTGATCACAAAGAAGACCGCAGCAAGCTCTGTTACATCGAAGTTAAAAACGTCACGCTGGAAGCAGACCGTGACCCAACATTATTGCGTTTCCCCGATGCCATCACCAGCAGGGGGGTGAAGCACTTGCGTGAACTCCAGCTAATGGTGGACCAAGGCCACCGTGCCGTATTGTTTTTCTGCGTACAACACAGCGGTGCGCAAAAAGTGACAGCGGCGGCAGATATTGATCCACTTTACGCCAAAACCCTGCAAGCTGCGCAACAAAACGGCGTGGAAATTCTGGCTTATGGGTGTCGGCTACAGCCTGACGAAATTGTCATCACTCGAAAACTGACGTTTAATCGTCAGGAAATTATTGATTAA
- a CDS encoding GHKL domain-containing protein gives MSLLPDIENASQLAGGFALFVLTYFLAATAVRSKLIPQRVVRHPLIHSLALVSITGVLTYFGMVEMAGRFGLSAILAFMSLTVAFILAPLFLEPLRWISHVNRFPSTADLLVYRFRTLRFGKLTTAGMFLVLLPMATAQIEAVALGIQYLLSVKSSVTNRLLAGLPIAATVILLLWRYSAGRNHHDIVSVAMAAGTILLLVSLLLVGTVSVFGIFDSFEGMSEWLAAIGTNTATPDFEEGYALIMTFMLAGMAMPQIFYLQSKVRFATAQLNYASWCFPLLLLLTTLPMFPLLWSGSAMELNVAEQMYVLALPNILHMPGVSLLVIAGGFSAAAGGLIVIAMSTSQMLVNYWVLPAQKSLAKDDLYHWYGKQTRIVASIIILAALIFGAFSTVSSITDLALISLVGILQFTPAAVATFYFPSINRQGVTCGIIGGLSLWFIGLVLPIFLGEWVWTVPWLNAPIPFGSSNWHNWLLEATMVNLTLLILASRFSGSSPEEIRHAELCALDTLPVPQRVELAKHSLTEIRQRLTDQVGEAVANAEVDKALQGLNLTDANNQPYALRLVRDELTANLCKVLGVYTTQRVIDQAIPLGRTNNISADDINLLETELSKHGKQLTGLPAELNKLRLHHRNTLNNLPIGACSVGSDGEILLWNHAMEKFTGISAATTQGTLISALPSPWNLLLGEFSQSSDTQQLAIKVSLLSRTCCCNLFKAAITRDSPKLLGSQVLLLEDITDTLLLTQELAHTERLASVGRLAAGVAHEIGNPVTGISCLAQDVKSEHTNKGIQESMDMILSQTGRISKIVSSLINFSRSGDRGTPLHVPFSLRDAVSEAVQLMILQVDKKPMSYQNNVSENEKIEGDLHQITQVFVNLLSNARDASPPSSTIIIDARRDNDSVMVTVTDQGKGIDDELLKQVFEPFVTTKEAGEGTGLGLSLVYSIIKNHGGDIHFENLNPGGRMHIQLPIKNNRLQQAHS, from the coding sequence ATGTCTCTACTCCCCGACATTGAAAACGCCAGTCAGCTGGCGGGCGGCTTTGCCCTGTTTGTACTGACTTATTTTCTTGCAGCCACCGCCGTTCGCAGCAAACTGATACCACAAAGAGTTGTCAGGCACCCACTGATTCACAGCTTGGCTCTGGTTTCCATTACTGGCGTACTGACTTACTTTGGCATGGTTGAAATGGCCGGACGGTTCGGACTCAGTGCAATCCTGGCATTCATGTCGCTCACTGTCGCCTTTATTCTGGCTCCCCTGTTTCTTGAACCTCTGCGCTGGATTTCCCATGTCAATCGCTTTCCCAGCACTGCTGATTTACTGGTATACCGGTTCAGAACCCTGAGGTTCGGCAAGCTGACCACAGCGGGTATGTTCCTGGTGTTATTACCGATGGCAACCGCCCAGATAGAAGCGGTTGCACTTGGCATTCAATATCTGTTGTCCGTAAAGAGCAGCGTGACCAATCGGCTGCTGGCTGGTTTACCGATTGCCGCCACCGTCATACTGCTGCTCTGGCGTTACAGTGCTGGTAGAAACCACCACGATATTGTTTCAGTCGCAATGGCGGCAGGCACCATCCTTTTACTGGTCTCCTTGCTGTTGGTGGGAACTGTCAGCGTATTTGGCATATTCGACAGTTTCGAAGGCATGTCTGAATGGCTGGCCGCTATCGGCACCAACACTGCCACGCCGGATTTCGAAGAGGGTTATGCACTCATCATGACCTTCATGCTGGCAGGCATGGCGATGCCACAAATATTTTATCTGCAATCGAAAGTCCGCTTTGCCACTGCGCAACTTAACTATGCATCGTGGTGCTTCCCTCTCTTGCTACTGCTGACAACGTTACCTATGTTCCCTCTGCTTTGGTCAGGTAGCGCGATGGAACTCAATGTTGCCGAACAAATGTATGTTCTCGCTCTGCCTAATATCCTGCACATGCCTGGTGTCAGCCTGCTGGTGATTGCTGGGGGGTTTTCCGCGGCAGCGGGCGGGCTGATTGTTATCGCCATGTCAACCAGCCAAATGCTGGTGAATTACTGGGTTTTACCCGCTCAGAAATCTCTGGCAAAAGATGATCTTTACCACTGGTATGGCAAGCAAACCCGTATCGTCGCATCCATTATAATATTGGCAGCCCTGATTTTTGGCGCATTTTCTACCGTATCCAGCATCACTGATCTGGCACTGATCTCACTGGTAGGAATTCTTCAGTTTACCCCGGCAGCAGTTGCCACATTTTACTTTCCCAGCATTAACCGGCAGGGTGTCACTTGTGGCATTATCGGCGGCCTGAGCCTCTGGTTCATTGGTCTGGTGTTACCTATATTTCTCGGCGAATGGGTCTGGACCGTACCTTGGCTGAATGCCCCGATTCCATTTGGTTCGTCCAATTGGCACAACTGGCTGCTCGAAGCCACTATGGTTAACCTTACTCTGTTGATACTGGCATCACGGTTTTCCGGCAGCAGCCCGGAAGAAATACGACATGCCGAACTCTGCGCACTGGACACATTACCTGTTCCCCAACGAGTGGAGCTGGCAAAACATTCCCTGACGGAAATTCGTCAGCGCCTGACCGATCAGGTGGGAGAAGCGGTCGCCAACGCTGAAGTTGACAAAGCATTACAGGGGCTGAATTTGACTGACGCCAACAATCAGCCATATGCGCTCCGGCTGGTCCGCGATGAACTTACTGCAAACCTGTGCAAGGTACTCGGTGTCTACACCACTCAACGGGTAATTGACCAAGCCATCCCGCTGGGTCGCACAAACAACATTAGCGCTGACGATATCAACCTGCTGGAAACAGAGCTCAGTAAACATGGCAAGCAACTGACCGGGTTACCCGCTGAACTCAACAAATTGAGACTGCACCACCGCAACACCCTCAACAACTTACCTATTGGAGCCTGCTCGGTGGGTAGTGATGGCGAAATCCTGCTGTGGAATCACGCCATGGAAAAATTCACGGGCATCAGCGCGGCAACAACACAAGGAACCCTGATCAGCGCCCTGCCCAGCCCCTGGAACCTTCTGCTTGGCGAGTTTTCACAAAGTTCCGACACCCAGCAGCTGGCCATAAAGGTTTCACTTCTGTCACGCACCTGCTGCTGCAACCTCTTCAAAGCAGCTATCACCCGGGATTCACCAAAACTTCTGGGAAGTCAGGTGTTATTGCTTGAAGATATTACCGACACACTGTTACTGACACAGGAACTGGCCCACACAGAACGTCTCGCTTCGGTTGGCAGGCTGGCGGCCGGTGTTGCTCATGAGATTGGCAACCCGGTCACCGGCATCTCATGCCTGGCACAGGATGTAAAATCGGAACATACTAACAAGGGCATTCAGGAATCGATGGATATGATCCTGTCTCAAACTGGTCGCATCAGTAAAATTGTTAGCTCCCTGATCAATTTTTCCAGAAGTGGCGACCGCGGCACGCCACTGCATGTCCCTTTTTCGCTGCGTGATGCCGTCAGTGAAGCGGTGCAACTGATGATTCTGCAAGTCGACAAAAAGCCGATGAGCTACCAGAATAACGTTTCTGAAAACGAAAAAATCGAAGGCGACCTTCACCAGATCACACAGGTCTTTGTTAATCTCCTGAGCAATGCCCGTGATGCCAGCCCGCCCTCATCTACCATTATCATTGACGCACGACGAGACAATGACAGTGTTATGGTAACGGTTACCGATCAGGGTAAGGGTATTGACGACGAGCTGTTGAAGCAGGTTTTTGAGCCATTTGTCACAACCAAGGAAGCGGGTGAAGGCACAGGGCTGGGATTATCGCTGGTATACAGTATTATCAAAAACCATGGTGGCGATATACACTTTGAAAACCTTAATCCAGGAGGCAGAATGCATATACAGCTTCCTATCAAGAACAACCGTTTACAGCAGGCCCATTCGTGA
- a CDS encoding response regulator: protein MTKILIVEDEDIIRHSLAKLLTKHHYAVSDVRSINEALNNFRLSEFSLIISDLRLPGGLGSEFIKLAKNIPVIIMTSYANLRSAVDIMRSGAADYIPKPFDQSEILEAVKRALDKNKNKEQTHDIQQGTMSLESYFTQFVLENQDNMSETELAEKLGVSRKCLWERRQKLGIPRKKTSRKSSAG from the coding sequence ATGACCAAGATTCTGATCGTTGAAGATGAAGACATTATTCGTCATTCACTGGCGAAACTACTGACCAAGCATCACTACGCTGTATCAGACGTACGCAGTATCAACGAAGCACTGAACAACTTCCGGCTCTCGGAGTTTTCACTGATTATCAGCGACCTTCGGCTACCGGGTGGTCTGGGTAGTGAATTTATCAAGCTGGCCAAAAATATCCCTGTCATCATTATGACCAGTTACGCCAATCTGAGATCAGCTGTTGATATCATGCGTTCTGGCGCCGCAGATTATATTCCCAAACCTTTTGATCAGAGTGAAATACTGGAAGCCGTCAAACGTGCTCTGGACAAAAACAAAAACAAAGAGCAGACGCACGATATTCAGCAAGGCACCATGTCTCTAGAGAGCTATTTCACCCAGTTCGTACTCGAAAACCAGGATAACATGAGTGAAACCGAGCTGGCTGAAAAGCTCGGAGTCAGCAGAAAATGCCTGTGGGAACGACGCCAAAAACTCGGCATTCCGCGCAAGAAAACATCCAGAAAATCTTCTGCCGGTTAA
- the pcnB gene encoding polynucleotide adenylyltransferase PcnB, with protein sequence MLNKIKTIIDTRFMPRKKNGNSASGPCNLPAAKYGITAKKISNGAKTVVSALTDAGYEAYVVGGCVRDILLDLHPKDFDVATNATPEQVKAIFNRSRIVGRRFQIVHVRMGREVIEVTTFRAHHQQTETGRVDQRETSRRSDKGLLLRDNIFGTIDQDACRRDFTMNALYYHPQDNKLYDYANGVTDIENRTIRIIGDASLRYREDPVRMLRAVRFAAKLGFDIEPETAKPIQKLGKLLAEIPPARLFDESLKLFMNGQALATFGLLREYDLFSKLFPETDNVLKNEQEPWMLPFLELALTNTDKRIRADKGVTPAFLYAALLWPAQKSLYDHYCNQGEPPLYAMQRAAAETVHRQCQHIAIPKRFSIPMREIWEMQLRLPKRRGKQAQRLMEHKRFRAGYDFLLLREDVAETKPGLGDWWTKYQDVDENHRAEMVNALANRTKPRARRSGSRKRSSQPPPSES encoded by the coding sequence ATGCTGAATAAAATAAAAACAATAATCGACACCCGGTTCATGCCCCGCAAGAAAAACGGAAATTCTGCAAGCGGGCCCTGCAACCTGCCTGCGGCCAAATACGGCATTACCGCCAAAAAAATCAGCAATGGTGCGAAAACCGTTGTTTCGGCATTGACCGATGCCGGCTACGAAGCCTACGTTGTCGGCGGCTGTGTCCGGGATATATTGCTCGACCTGCACCCCAAGGATTTTGATGTCGCCACAAATGCTACGCCAGAACAGGTCAAAGCCATTTTCAACCGATCACGTATCGTCGGACGTCGTTTCCAGATAGTGCATGTTCGCATGGGCAGAGAAGTGATAGAAGTCACGACCTTCCGCGCCCACCACCAGCAAACAGAAACAGGCAGAGTGGACCAGCGTGAAACCTCGCGGCGTTCAGACAAGGGCTTACTGCTACGCGACAACATTTTCGGCACCATTGATCAGGATGCCTGCCGACGTGACTTCACCATGAACGCACTTTATTACCATCCGCAGGATAACAAACTCTACGACTATGCAAACGGTGTGACGGATATCGAAAACCGCACTATTCGCATTATCGGCGATGCCAGTCTGCGTTACCGCGAAGACCCCGTGAGAATGCTCAGGGCCGTGCGTTTCGCCGCCAAGCTGGGGTTCGATATTGAACCTGAAACAGCAAAACCGATTCAGAAACTGGGCAAACTGTTAGCCGAAATTCCTCCCGCCCGGCTTTTCGACGAATCCCTCAAACTGTTCATGAACGGACAGGCTCTTGCTACATTCGGCCTGCTGCGGGAATACGATCTATTCAGCAAACTTTTTCCCGAAACCGACAACGTTCTGAAAAATGAGCAGGAACCCTGGATGCTGCCTTTTCTGGAACTGGCGTTAACCAATACCGACAAGCGGATTCGGGCCGATAAAGGTGTGACACCCGCTTTTCTCTATGCCGCGTTGCTTTGGCCTGCCCAGAAATCATTGTACGACCATTACTGCAACCAGGGTGAACCGCCATTGTATGCGATGCAGCGCGCGGCAGCAGAAACCGTGCACCGGCAATGCCAGCATATCGCTATTCCCAAACGCTTTTCCATTCCCATGAGAGAGATCTGGGAAATGCAGCTGCGCCTTCCCAAACGCAGAGGCAAGCAGGCCCAACGGTTAATGGAACACAAACGCTTTCGCGCTGGCTACGATTTTCTGCTCTTGCGCGAAGACGTAGCCGAAACCAAGCCGGGGCTAGGTGACTGGTGGACAAAGTATCAGGATGTAGACGAGAACCACAGGGCGGAAATGGTGAATGCTCTGGCCAACCGAACAAAGCCCAGAGCACGGCGCTCCGGTTCACGGAAACGCAGTTCCCAGCCACCACCTTCAGAGAGCTGA
- the folK gene encoding 2-amino-4-hydroxy-6-hydroxymethyldihydropteridine diphosphokinase, with the protein MSVVCYIALGSNLDSPLRQVTTAVAEISAINNVRLIEQSSWYQTPAIGPPGQPDYINGVIALETSLPPLALLDVLQAIENTHLRIRKERWGPRTLDLDILLYGKQIINTERLTVPHPEIKHRSFVLYPLAEICPQLKLPDGTNVQQLLENCSPGGMVQLSKPARSNDQAI; encoded by the coding sequence GTGTCCGTTGTCTGTTATATCGCGCTCGGCAGCAACCTCGACAGCCCTCTGCGACAAGTAACAACCGCTGTAGCCGAAATCTCTGCTATCAACAACGTCAGGCTTATCGAGCAGTCATCCTGGTACCAGACACCTGCCATTGGTCCCCCCGGACAACCGGACTATATCAACGGCGTTATTGCGCTGGAGACATCGCTGCCCCCTCTGGCACTGCTCGACGTCCTGCAAGCCATTGAAAATACTCATTTACGTATAAGAAAAGAACGCTGGGGCCCAAGAACACTGGATCTGGATATCCTGCTATACGGCAAACAGATCATTAATACCGAGCGCCTCACTGTCCCTCACCCGGAAATAAAGCATCGCAGCTTTGTGCTCTACCCTCTGGCGGAAATTTGTCCGCAATTAAAATTACCCGATGGCACTAATGTGCAACAACTATTGGAAAATTGTTCGCCAGGCGGTATGGTTCAGCTCTCGAAACCCGCACGCAGTAATGACCAGGCTATATGA
- a CDS encoding deoxynucleoside kinase: MTAQLLPNDLNVDLEQYQVPRYIAVEGPIGVGKTTLAKRLADSFNYEALLEQAEENPFLERFYQNRRSAALPTQLFFLFQRAQQINELRQGDIFQPVRVADFLIEKDPLFARVTLDDDELRLYQSVYQHMTIDAPVPDLVIYLQAPTDVLLDRIHNRGIASERNIDEAYLTQLNEAYTQFFYYYEDAPLLIVNATEIDLVNNQNDYQSLVKYMLGIKSGRHYYNPGSYKDNQYSTGTHL, translated from the coding sequence ATGACCGCGCAATTGTTGCCAAATGACCTCAACGTTGATCTAGAACAGTATCAGGTACCCCGCTACATTGCCGTCGAAGGCCCTATTGGCGTGGGTAAAACTACCCTTGCAAAGCGCCTGGCTGACAGCTTCAATTACGAAGCATTGCTGGAACAGGCAGAAGAAAATCCGTTTCTCGAGCGCTTCTACCAGAATCGCCGTTCCGCAGCCCTGCCCACACAGCTGTTTTTTCTGTTTCAGCGCGCCCAGCAAATCAACGAGCTTCGACAGGGTGACATCTTTCAGCCTGTTCGCGTTGCCGACTTCCTGATTGAAAAAGACCCACTGTTTGCCAGAGTCACACTGGATGATGACGAACTGCGCCTGTATCAAAGCGTTTATCAGCACATGACCATCGATGCCCCGGTTCCCGACCTGGTCATCTACTTGCAGGCGCCAACGGATGTTCTATTAGACAGAATCCACAACCGCGGCATAGCCAGTGAGAGAAACATAGACGAGGCCTACCTGACCCAGCTGAACGAAGCCTACACACAGTTCTTCTACTACTATGAAGACGCTCCCTTGCTGATTGTCAACGCAACAGAAATAGACCTGGTCAACAACCAGAACGATTACCAGAGCCTCGTCAAGTACATGTTGGGCATTAAAAGCGGCCGCCATTATTACAATCCCGGCTCCTATAAAGACAATCAGTACAGCACGGGTACTCACCTGTAA
- the panB gene encoding 3-methyl-2-oxobutanoate hydroxymethyltransferase, translating into MKTVTINTLNALKQQGEKFPVITAYDASFAALIEQASIEVILVGDSLGNVIQGQDSTVPVTVEQMAYHTESVKRGNNKSLIITDLPFMAYATPEQAMENSAHLMQAGAHMVKLEGGAWLAETVHLLSERGIPVCGHLGLTPQSVNKLGGYRVQGRDEDAAAEMLADARLLESAGIDMLVLECVPTALASDISKTLSIPVIGIGAGPETDAQVLVIYDMLGLSPRHPKFSKNFLAETGSVLEALEAYASAVRSNSFPQPEHSFK; encoded by the coding sequence ATGAAAACCGTCACCATTAACACGCTCAACGCGCTCAAGCAGCAAGGTGAAAAGTTTCCGGTTATCACCGCTTATGATGCCTCCTTTGCCGCGCTAATCGAGCAGGCAAGTATCGAAGTCATACTCGTGGGCGATTCGCTGGGCAATGTGATTCAGGGTCAGGACAGCACTGTGCCCGTTACCGTGGAGCAAATGGCCTATCACACCGAATCGGTAAAACGCGGCAACAACAAATCGCTGATTATCACCGACCTCCCTTTCATGGCTTACGCCACCCCCGAACAAGCCATGGAAAACTCAGCCCACCTGATGCAGGCGGGTGCGCATATGGTCAAACTCGAAGGCGGTGCATGGCTCGCTGAAACCGTGCATTTACTGAGTGAAAGAGGTATTCCTGTCTGCGGTCATCTGGGCTTAACCCCCCAATCCGTCAACAAACTGGGAGGCTACCGGGTGCAGGGTCGCGATGAAGACGCCGCAGCCGAAATGCTAGCCGACGCCAGACTGTTAGAAAGCGCTGGCATAGACATGCTGGTACTGGAATGCGTTCCCACAGCGCTGGCCAGTGACATCAGCAAAACCCTGAGTATACCGGTAATCGGCATTGGTGCAGGGCCTGAAACAGACGCACAAGTACTGGTCATCTACGACATGCTTGGGCTATCACCCAGACACCCCAAATTCAGCAAAAACTTTCTGGCCGAAACCGGCAGCGTGCTTGAAGCACTGGAGGCCTACGCAAGTGCTGTACGCAGCAACAGCTTTCCGCAGCCAGAGCACAGCTTCAAATAA